The following are from one region of the Primulina eburnea isolate SZY01 chromosome 17, ASM2296580v1, whole genome shotgun sequence genome:
- the LOC140818272 gene encoding cyclin-L1-1, whose product MIYTAIDTFYLTEEQLRSSPSRKDGIDEATETTLRIYGCDLVQESGILLRLPQAVMATAQVLFHRFYCKKSFARFNVKRVAASCVWLASKLEESPRKARQVLIVFHRMECRRENLPIEHLDTTSKKYVDLKAHLIRTERHLLKEMGFICHVEHPHKFISSYLATLETPPELRQEAWNLANDSLRTTLCVRFKSEVVACGVVYAAARRFQVPLPENPPWWKAFDADKSGIDEVCRVLAHLYSLPKAQYIPVCKEGGSFATSNRSWDSPNQSVSKDVSLVGTTTNEGAGTVKVSSTSFSQEVGKDETVKAALDKLKESKRSDDESKGIPIEEESREESESKLIPNHRTETGGERNKERERGRERERDREREKERTKSRDYDRGRESDRERGREDTERDRDKVKEKGHRTRERGKDSGRLEKSKHISSRDREYHNSSYSSREREKDRRKHHSYV is encoded by the exons TTGATACATTTTATTTGACGGAAGAGCAGCTAAGGAGCTCACCGTCTAGAAAAGATGGAATTGACGAGGCCACTGAAACTACGCTTAGAATCTATGGTTGTGACCTCGTTCAAGAAAGTGGCATTTTGCTTAGATT ACCTCAAGCTGTTATGGCCACTGCACAGGTCCTATTTCATCGCTTCTACTGCAAGAAATCATTTGCTCGGTTCAACGTGAAG CGGGTTGCCGCTAGTTGTGTTTGGCTTGCTTCAAAACTTGAAGAAAGTCCGCGAAAAGCAAGGCAGGTTCTTATTGTTTTCCACAGGATGGAATGTAGGAGGGAAAACTTACCAATAGAGCATCTGGATACTACTTCTAAG AAATATGTGGATCTAAAAGCACATTTGATCCGAACGGAAAGACATCTTTTGAAGGAGATGGGATTCATCTGCCATGTGGAGCATCCTCATAAGTTTATATCTAGTTACCTTGCTACACTGGAAACTCCCCCAGAACTCAGACAAGAAGCTTGGAATCTTGCAAATGACAG CTTGCGCACGACTCTTTGTGTGAGATTTAAGAGTGAGGTTGTGGCCTGTGGTGTTGTGTATGCTGCAGCCCGTAGATTTCAAGTACCACTACCTGAGAATCCTCCATGGTGGAAAGCATTTGATGCAGACAAATCTGGGATTGATGAGGTTTGCAGAGTTCTGGCTCACTTATACAGCTTACCAAAGGCCCAATATATTCCTGTGTGCAAAGAAGGGGGTTCTTTCGCAACATCTAATCGATCATGGGATTCACCAAATCAGTCGGTTTCGAAG GATGTCTCCTTGGTGGGAACAACCACAAATGAAGGTGCTGGTACTGTAAAGGTGTCTTCCACTTCTTTTAGTCAAGAAGTTGGTAAGGATGAAACAGTTAAAGCTGCTCTTGACAAATTGAAGGAGTCAAAGAGAAGTGATGATGAATCTAAAGGCATCCCTATTGAGGAAGAATCAAGAGAAGAATCTGAATCAAAATTGATTCCTAATCATAGAACAGAAACTGGTGGAGAAAGGAACAAGGAGAGAGAAAGAGGCAGGGAAAGGGAAAGGGACAGAGAACGGGAAAAGGAGAGAACTAAAAGCAGAGATTACGATAGAGGGAGGGAATCTGATAGGGAACGTGGACGGGAAGACACTGAAAGAGACAGAGATAAAGTGAAGGAAAAGGGTCATCGCACCAGGGAGAGGGGAAAAGATTCGG GACGTCTGGAGAAGTCTAAACATATCTCATCCAGAg ATCGTGAGTACCATAATTCTTCATATTCATCAAGGGAGAGGGAGAAAGATCGTCGCAAGCATCATTCATATGTTTGA